The following nucleotide sequence is from Vitis vinifera cultivar Pinot Noir 40024 chromosome 14, ASM3070453v1.
GTAGTGATTAGGCCAAGGTGGTGATCCAATTCCATGGAAGAGCAGCAAGAAAGGAGGAACGTTGGAGAGATAGAACCAGAAGGCGGCCAACCAAGCAGGAACAGTGGCCAAACTGGCCTCGAGCCTGAGGAGCATAGGATTGACATTGTTGAAATCAGTCATAGGGATTGGATTGAGTCTCTCAGAACGGCAGAAGAAAGAACTCAAtctcaaagtcaatggccaagGATACCAAAGGTTCCTCAGATGCTGAGGGGGACCCAGGATTTCAAGAAATTCTACGAACCGAGGGTAATTTCGATCGGTCCTTACCACCATGGCAGGCCCCACCTTTACCCAGGGGAAATGATCAAGCCTCTATGCGCCCGAAACTTCCTGGCTGATAGTAAGCAGGACATCGAAGCTTTGTACACAAAAATTGTAAGTAATATCGAGGCAGTGGAAAAGTGCTATGATTGGAGTAGTACAAAAAAGTATGATGATGAGAAACTCGCCAGGATGATGCTTCTGGATGGGTGTTTTTTACTATATTTCATCTGCAGGGAAGGTATGATAAACGTTCTTAAAGTTCACGAAATAGATTTTGTGGAGCAGGACTTGTTCTTGCTGGAGAACCAACTTCCCTTTGGAGTCCTCAAGTTGATTTTTGAGGGAGCAAATTTCAAGGTTGATCTACCAATGGaaaagaatataataaaattcgTCACTGTCATCGGAATGCCAGAAGGGTTGTCATCAGAAATACAGCTGAAAGAGGTGAACTAAGAGCCCTCTCATCTCCTCGACCTTTTGCGAAGTGCTCTCCTAGGCAGGTTCCACATGATTAGGAGTCAGCCCGAAAAAGAGCAGCAAcctaagaaaaaaggaaagtcgTCGTCGTCGTCTCAAGGAGGAAAGTGGGGGCTCCGTTGGCCATGGAAAAAAGGCAAACAACGGGGCATTAGGAAGTCTTTTCGACACATCAAGGAGCTTAAAGCTGCCGGCATCTACCTCAAACCGAGTAGAACGTGTTTCTTGAGAGACGTTTCTTTCAAATCCTACTTCTTCTTTGGCTACCTGAAACTTCCCCCAATAACCATTGATGACTTCACGAAGACCAAGTTCTTGAACATGGTAGCCTATGAAATGTATCCAGATGCCCCAGATGACTATGCGGTCACTTCTTATGTATGCTTCCTTTACGACTTCATTGATGATGCAGACGATGTCAAGCAGCTGAGATCTAAGCACATTCTCCACAACCTTCTTGGCAGCGATGAAGATGTGGCCCACATTTTCAACGAGATCGGCAATGGCTTGGTAGATCCCGAAATTTATGGAGATGTGAAAGCTCGTATTCAGAAACACTACGACAAGAGAGTGAATACTTGGATAGCTGAAGCCCTTCACGGCCATTTCAGGTCTCCCTGGACTTTCATGGCTCTCATTGCAGCTGTTTTAATACTAATTCTTACTGGGGTTCAGACCAACTACGCTCATCCCGATaactatataaaatatttatatatatcgTCAATTATAATTgggatttgtttttttcttgttcGGCATGTTTGTGATTAGACAAATAAAGATGTataaattattaagttgtatCACTGGATTTCATGCATGCAATATTATGAGTCTTTTCCTCTCCACATGAATTTGCTATAATCTATAATGTCTGTTTGAATTCATAATTTCCAGCTTGCTTTTTTCCGTTCTTTTTCATAGACCAGGATCATACATAACACAACATTCACATAGAAAATTTTCGGTCAACAATATGTGATTCCGTGGATGGGATGGGATTGGATTTACTCACACACTTTTTTATCAAAGGAGAAAATTAtggataaaattataattttgatatatttataaattgagggctctctaatttttattttttattttttataaaagacaaaaatatccatttttaggtaatttaatgtttaattttggattaaaaaaatttcataaataaatactaCATTTTTTAATGAAGTCTTCCGAGCTTCATtgaaaaaatcttcaaattttcaacttctttgAGAAATCTTCGAATACTCTCCAACTcttccataaattttttatcttcttgGAATCTCTTTTAAGAGCTTTAGggcttttctttagttttgaaaaaaaaacacacacacacagattGAGTTAGAAATGAAAgtggagaaaagaaaagtacTCGACAGTTTTGCATACTGCTTGATAGAACTCGTTAAAATTGTTTATATCTCTGGCACTAAAATACATCTTGTAGCACTTAGTGATCAAAGCCTGTTTTTCCTCCTTACTTCCAATTTAGACATGGAGAGGTGACACAAACTTTGAGATATTCAATGATTCAACAAAGCATTCATCAAATATTATACTGTTTGCTTTGATGGAGGGGCAAAGAAGATGATACCAGAAGTTAGCTTCATGAGGGATGCGCCTACCTTTTGAATGGTTGGATATGATGATATTGTTGGAAAGtgtctcaaaaattatttttgagtcAATTGTAAAATTATAGATAATCTCctaatacaaaatattattgtatttaagtttcctattattatagtgggaatattatattataaaattttttttttttttttttttagggaaagatatctttgaaaattaatatacatTTAGTTTTCTGTATGCAATCTTCCTATATATGTAATTAGGAAAAAATACATAGGAAGACATTTTGATCAGAATAGtagaagtctttttttttttttcggtgtAATTGAGACTTTGGGATTTGAGAGTTATATGATTGTAATCTCCTTTAATAATAGTGAAAGTTCTTCTTTGTCTTCATGGGTAGATGTAAGTTTGAGGTCGAACCACGTAAATCATTGTGTACTTtgtgtgttttattttcattttttttcctaatattttttctttgtcatGTTTTTTCACTATAAATTGGTATAAGAGCATAGGTTCTTAGACATGGAATGATAATAGAGTTTGAGGTTGAGAAGTTTGATGGAAGAAATAATTGAAGTTTGTGGCGCGTTAAGATGCTAGCCTTATTAGTTCGACAAGGATTGTCCAAAGCACTGAAAGGTGGAGAGACTCTACCAACAACAATGTCTAATGAATAAGAGGATGAACTTATGGAGAAAGCGCACAATGCTATTCTATTATGCTTCGATAATGGGGTATTTCGTGAGGTTGCAAAAGAGGATACGACTACTGAGTTATGGTTGAAGTTAAAAAGTTTGTGTATGGCGAAGTCTCTTATAAATCACTTGTATTTAAAAAAGCGATCATTTACTCTCTAAATGACCCTTAATTGTTAGGTTATTTAAATTGTGTTTTCTAAAAGTTTCATGGTATAAATGGTAAACTTTTACAAAGTGAAAAGTAGCGATGAtgtttgttaaaaaaatgatttaattaactTGGTAGTTTATGATGTTCactaattttgttttcaaacatacaccatattttattaattacataaaatttgCTTAAGCTTGAATAAGAACAGCCCCTTTTAATCACtactttaaaattaatgaaatcaaagttcttaattaagaaataattgatcttaatttatttctataattATGAAAGATTAGGGTGACCCCAATCACATTAAGTACTTTTTCAAATGCATTATGATAAGTGATAACCACTATGGAGgcaataatttaattaatttatttgtatgcCCTATCATGCAAAATGAGAGTGACCctaattaatatatgtatataaatggGCACTTGATCAATTGAGAAATATCTATTGaaataacttcttttttttccaaaaaattattttttatttttattttttattgggtaGGTAGACTTAAAGGGTCAGTAACCAAATGGGTtggcaaaaaaatttaaaatttagttaaATGTATATTTCAGTTAATTAATTATCTTATAGCTGtccaattaattcattattgattaattatattaaacataaataaaagtCACTTTCTTAAAGTGGAGAGTCCAACATGCATGAAcgcctttttttattttctaattttattgtttatttttggaTAGAAAGATAGCTTTTGACTGTTGCTCtttcttttattgttattattgttattattattattattattattattattattttggctCAGATGCAGTGGGCTAAGACAAATCTCCATTCAAAATTGAACAAAATCCTCCATTTCAACATTTTC
It contains:
- the LOC104881355 gene encoding UPF0481 protein At3g47200-like, encoding MEEQQERRNVGEIEPEGGQPSRNSGQTGLEPEEHRIDIVEISHRDWIESLRTAEERTQSQSQWPRIPKVPQMLRGTQDFKKFYEPRVISIGPYHHGRPHLYPGEMIKPLCARNFLADSKQDIEALYTKIVSNIEAVEKCYDWSSTKKYDDEKLARMMLLDGCFLLYFICREGMINVLKVHEIDFVEQDLFLLENQLPFGVLKLIFEGANFKVDLPMEKNIIKFVTVIGMPEGLSSEIQLKEVN